The Lacerta agilis isolate rLacAgi1 chromosome 5, rLacAgi1.pri, whole genome shotgun sequence genome has a segment encoding these proteins:
- the SIAH2 gene encoding LOW QUALITY PROTEIN: E3 ubiquitin-protein ligase SIAH2 (The sequence of the model RefSeq protein was modified relative to this genomic sequence to represent the inferred CDS: inserted 1 base in 1 codon), with the protein MSRPSSAGPSASKPCGKQQQQQQHTPSPAAAPAAAANAAVATISAAGAGSSAVTAAAAVISSPGGGEGSGGPVSPQHHELTSLFECPVCFDYVLPPILQCQAGHLVCNQCRQKLSCCPTCRGSLTPSIRNLAMEKVASAVLFPCKYATTGCSLTLHHXEKPEHEDICEYRPYSCPCPGASCKWQGSLEAVMSHLMHAHKSITTLQGEDIVFLATDINLPGAVDWVMMQSCFGHHFMLVLEKQEKYEGHQQFFAIVLLIGTRKQAENFAYRLELNGNRRRLTWEATPRSIHDGVAAAIMNCDCLVFDTAIAHLFADNGNLGINVTISTCCP; encoded by the exons ATGAGCCGCCCGTCCTCCGCCGGACCCAGCGCTAGCAAACCCTgcggcaagcagcagcagcagcagcagcacacaccgTCGCCGGCTGCTGCCCCTGCCGCTGCCGCCAACGCCGCCGTCGCCACCATCTCTGCCGCCGGGGCCGGTTCCTCCGCGGTCACCGCCGCGGCCGCTGTGATCTCGAGCCCTGGAGGAGGCGAAGGCAGCGGCGGGCCGGTCTCGCCTCAGCACCACGAGCTGACCTCGCTTTTCGAGTGCCCGGTTTGCTTCGACTATGTGCTGCCCCCGATCCTGCAGTGCCAGGCCGGGCACCTGGTGTGCAACCAATGCCGGCAGAAGCTGAGCTGCTGCCCCACGTGCCGGGGATCCTTGACCCCCAGCATCAGGAACCTGGCCATGGAAAAAGTGGCCTCGGCCGTCCTCTTCCCTTGCAAG TACGCCACGACAGGCTGCTCCCTGACACTCCACC ACGAAAAGCCGGAGCATGAAGACATTTGCGAATACCGCCCTTACTCCTGCCCGTGCCCCGGCGCCTCGTGCAAGTGGCAGGGCTCGCTGGAAGCCGTCATGTCGCACCTCATGCACGCCCACAAGAGCATCACCACCCTACAGGGGGAGGACATCGTCTTCCTCGCCACGGACATTAACTTGCCGGGGGCCGTGGACTGGGTGATGATGCAGTCCTGCTTTGGCCACCACTTCATGCTGGttctggagaagcaggagaagtaCGAGGGCCACCAGCAGTTCTTCGCCATCGTCCTGCTCATCGGCACCCGCAAACAGGCGGAGAACTTTGCGTACAGACTCGAACTGAACGGCAACCGGCGGAGGCTGACGTGGGAGGCGACCCCGCGGTCCATCCACGACGGGGTGGCGGCGGCCATTATGAACTGCGACTGCCTTGTTTTCGACACTGCCATAGCACACCTTTTTGCAGACAATGGGAACCTCGGGATCAATGTGACTATTTCTACGTGTTGTCCGTGA